One window of Candidatus Microthrix subdominans genomic DNA carries:
- a CDS encoding FAD-dependent oxidoreductase has product MATSEHNPDAVPPGVNRVDAVVVGAGPAGSAAALELARAGRSVVLLERGPFPGSKNMYGGVIYGRILDDLVPNWTDEMPIQRWVTRRQTMVLTETQAMTVDFRSEAWGKPPYNGATAFRPDFDSWLASKATDAGAQLACSTTATGLIFEGDDPNGPAGEAEGSDGPRGAGPPGAGSRRGAGPGAPAGRGKVIGVRTDRPDGDLYADVVIAADGVNSFLAKEAGMYPHGEAANFTVGIKEVVSLPRTVIEDRFGVRGRHGTDIEIIGATGDVPGGGFVYTNLDSVAVGLVLSLPALAAGGRRPEELLAELKAHPAIAPLIDGGEVSEFSAHVIPEAGYDMMPELVTDGMVVCGDAAAMCLASGIWLEGVNFAIGAGAAAGRAAAVALDSGDTSAEGLASYVDRLERSFVLSDHRRLRQAPHLVMSERMQQHYPQLICNTVERVFRVDNPRPKPQMHEIIFDEVRRSGLKVADLARDGLAALRTFG; this is encoded by the coding sequence GTGGCGACGTCCGAGCACAACCCAGACGCCGTGCCCCCTGGGGTCAACCGAGTGGACGCCGTGGTGGTCGGCGCCGGGCCGGCTGGATCGGCGGCAGCGTTGGAGCTGGCCCGTGCGGGCCGTTCGGTCGTGCTGTTGGAACGGGGGCCGTTTCCCGGGTCGAAGAACATGTACGGCGGGGTGATCTACGGCCGCATCCTCGACGACCTGGTGCCCAACTGGACCGACGAGATGCCGATCCAGCGGTGGGTGACGCGCCGCCAGACGATGGTGCTGACCGAGACCCAGGCGATGACCGTCGACTTCCGGTCCGAGGCCTGGGGCAAGCCGCCCTACAACGGAGCGACCGCCTTCAGGCCCGATTTCGACTCCTGGCTGGCGAGCAAGGCCACCGACGCAGGCGCACAGCTGGCCTGCTCGACCACCGCCACCGGCCTGATCTTCGAGGGCGACGACCCGAACGGTCCGGCCGGCGAGGCCGAGGGGTCGGACGGGCCGCGCGGTGCCGGGCCGCCCGGCGCCGGCAGCCGGCGCGGAGCGGGTCCGGGTGCCCCGGCGGGCCGGGGCAAGGTGATCGGCGTGCGCACCGACCGCCCCGACGGCGACCTGTACGCCGACGTTGTGATCGCCGCCGACGGGGTCAACTCCTTCCTGGCCAAGGAGGCGGGCATGTACCCGCACGGCGAGGCGGCCAACTTCACGGTGGGTATCAAGGAGGTGGTGAGCCTTCCCCGCACGGTGATCGAGGATCGCTTCGGGGTGCGGGGTCGCCACGGAACCGACATCGAGATCATCGGCGCCACCGGTGATGTGCCGGGCGGCGGGTTTGTCTACACCAACCTCGATTCGGTGGCGGTGGGGCTGGTGCTGTCGCTGCCCGCCCTCGCCGCCGGCGGTCGCCGCCCGGAGGAACTGCTCGCCGAGCTGAAGGCCCACCCGGCGATAGCGCCGCTGATCGACGGCGGTGAGGTCAGCGAGTTCTCCGCCCACGTCATCCCCGAAGCGGGCTACGACATGATGCCCGAGCTGGTCACCGACGGCATGGTGGTCTGTGGCGACGCCGCCGCCATGTGTCTGGCGTCGGGCATCTGGCTGGAAGGGGTCAACTTTGCCATCGGCGCCGGGGCGGCCGCCGGCAGGGCCGCTGCGGTGGCGTTGGATTCGGGTGACACCTCGGCCGAGGGCCTGGCCAGCTACGTCGATCGCCTGGAGCGCAGCTTCGTCCTGTCGGACCACCGACGGCTGCGCCAGGCGCCGCACCTGGTGATGAGCGAGCGGATGCAGCAGCACTACCCGCAGCTGATCTGTAACACGGTCGAGCGGGTGTTTCGGGTGGACAACCCCAGGCCCAAGCCGCAGATGCACGAGATCATCTTCGACGAGGTGCGGCGCAGCGGCCTGAAGGTGGCCGACCTGGCCCGCGACGGCCTCGCCGCCCTCCGGACCTTCGGATGA
- a CDS encoding ferredoxin has product MTAPTIVSRELNFESLMANTEFRIDQERAHITVDSEICRDCSVRGCLIACPAQLFVPTSDGGILFNYEQCFECGTCYMVCNEEGAITWTYPEGGHGVVFHRA; this is encoded by the coding sequence ATGACCGCGCCCACCATCGTCAGCCGCGAGCTCAACTTCGAGTCGCTGATGGCCAACACCGAGTTTCGCATCGACCAAGAGCGCGCCCACATCACGGTCGACTCCGAAATCTGTCGTGACTGCTCGGTGCGGGGGTGCCTGATCGCCTGTCCCGCTCAGCTGTTCGTGCCCACCTCCGACGGCGGCATCCTGTTCAACTACGAGCAGTGCTTCGAGTGCGGCACCTGCTACATGGTGTGCAACGAGGAGGGCGCAATCACGTGGACCTACCCCGAGGGTGGCCACGGGGTGGTGTTCCACCGAGCATGA
- a CDS encoding putative mycofactocin-associated electron transfer flavoprotein gives MSDASMPTIHATPVPGVIVVALKWADLFFDVDPFTGDAIADRKARGFSAADEAALELALSMGEALDRSVVALSAGRDDAVAGLERSLAVGADRAVLVLLDGLDPDSLSVAGALAWGMESAGLADPLVVCGDYSADRGSGTVPAALAALTGLPQALGLVSAVLAEPAADGVDGSSSPARIRVQRRLDGARREELLVSPPAVVSVEGSVARLRRAPLGSTLGADRVRVERLAAPPDLVVKPSAGVGEVGPPTPRTKVMAPPVGGDALARVEQLTGMASTSTSPSQALVVSPEEAARQLLVAWVASGGTVPEGIDPDGAIAEPGTSGVDATERPVIDDPDVNRPAATAPASPSDA, from the coding sequence ATGAGCGACGCCTCGATGCCGACGATCCACGCAACGCCCGTCCCCGGGGTGATCGTCGTTGCGCTGAAGTGGGCCGACCTGTTCTTTGACGTCGACCCCTTCACCGGCGACGCCATCGCCGACCGCAAGGCGCGAGGCTTCTCCGCAGCCGACGAGGCGGCGCTCGAGCTGGCGCTCAGCATGGGCGAGGCCCTCGATCGCAGCGTCGTGGCACTGAGCGCCGGACGGGACGATGCGGTGGCCGGCCTGGAACGCTCGCTGGCGGTCGGGGCGGACCGGGCTGTGCTCGTGTTGCTCGATGGCCTCGACCCGGACTCGCTGAGCGTGGCGGGGGCCCTGGCCTGGGGGATGGAGTCGGCGGGGCTGGCCGATCCGCTCGTCGTGTGCGGCGACTACTCGGCGGACCGGGGCAGCGGCACGGTGCCGGCCGCACTGGCGGCGCTGACCGGCCTGCCCCAGGCGCTGGGGCTGGTGTCGGCCGTGTTGGCTGAGCCTGCTGCGGATGGCGTCGATGGTTCGTCGTCGCCCGCCCGCATTCGGGTGCAACGTCGCCTCGATGGTGCCCGCCGCGAGGAGTTGTTGGTGTCCCCGCCGGCGGTGGTGTCGGTCGAAGGCTCGGTGGCCCGGCTGCGGCGGGCGCCCCTCGGCAGCACGCTGGGCGCTGATCGGGTGCGGGTCGAGCGCCTGGCCGCCCCGCCCGACCTGGTGGTCAAACCCTCGGCGGGCGTCGGCGAGGTGGGCCCGCCCACGCCGCGTACCAAGGTGATGGCGCCTCCCGTCGGCGGCGACGCGCTCGCCCGGGTCGAGCAGCTCACCGGCATGGCGTCGACGTCGACCTCACCCTCCCAGGCTCTTGTCGTCTCCCCCGAGGAGGCGGCACGACAACTGCTGGTCGCCTGGGTGGCAAGCGGAGGAACGGTTCCGGAGGGCATCGACCCCGACGGTGCGATCGCCGAACCCGGGACCAGCGGCGTCGACGCCACCGAACGGCCGGTGATCGACGACCCGGACGTCAACCGCCCGGCGGCCACCGCCCCGGCGTCGCCCAGCGATGCCTGA
- the mftE gene encoding mycofactocin biosynthesis peptidyl-dipeptidase MftE, with product MPEAVGTVDRRDVALGRLTSGEVAAQPILLVPLGSTEQHGPHLPLDTDTRIAAAVAHAVAADPAPPLVRGQVLVAPALPFGSSGEHGGFAGTLSIGAETTEAMLVELVRSATEPGGGPFVAVLILNGHGGNAAAVVAAVSRLVAEGRRVAAWAPSLPRADAHAGFTETSLALHLFGDLVRAERMEAGATSPVTELMPQLRAGGVAAVSPNGVLGDPSGANASEGAALFAHMVLDAHGALAELLDTLGS from the coding sequence ATGCCTGAGGCCGTCGGAACCGTCGACAGACGCGACGTCGCACTCGGCCGCTTGACCAGCGGCGAGGTGGCGGCGCAACCGATTTTGTTGGTGCCGCTGGGCTCGACGGAACAGCACGGCCCCCACCTTCCTTTGGACACCGATACCCGGATCGCGGCAGCGGTCGCCCATGCGGTGGCGGCCGACCCGGCGCCCCCGCTGGTGCGGGGCCAGGTGCTGGTGGCACCGGCGCTGCCCTTCGGCTCGTCGGGCGAGCACGGCGGGTTTGCCGGCACGCTGTCGATCGGTGCGGAGACCACCGAGGCGATGCTGGTCGAGCTCGTGCGTTCGGCGACCGAGCCCGGTGGTGGACCGTTCGTGGCCGTGCTCATCCTCAACGGCCACGGTGGAAACGCGGCAGCGGTGGTCGCTGCGGTGAGCCGCCTCGTCGCCGAGGGGCGCCGGGTTGCGGCCTGGGCGCCATCGTTGCCGAGGGCCGATGCACACGCCGGGTTCACCGAAACGTCGCTGGCCCTGCACCTGTTCGGCGACCTGGTGCGCGCCGAACGCATGGAGGCGGGCGCCACCTCCCCGGTCACCGAGCTGATGCCCCAGCTGCGCGCCGGCGGCGTGGCGGCCGTGTCACCCAACGGCGTGCTGGGTGATCCCTCCGGTGCCAACGCCAGCGAGGGTGCGGCGCTCTTTGCCCACATGGTGCTCGACGCCCACGGTGCGCTCGCCGAACTGCTCGACACGCTCGGAAGCTGA
- a CDS encoding SDR family oxidoreductase — MQHAPTPDDHPRVALITGAARGIGAAVARRLAADGWSLVLSDSVGHEKLLTYALGTREELDAVAADCGPNTVVFEADVRNQGQLDAATSLAVARFGGLDAAIGAAGVIWGGEPQWRTPEAAWDLMVDVNLGGIWKLAHAAVPALLQRPQPRSGRFVALASAASVRGMPQLAAYSASKAGVAGLVRSLAAELGPDNVTANAVGPGSTDTAMLEASAGVYGLSRAEDFGRQQPIDRLLRPEEVADAVAWLCSAGASGITGALVPVDGGMTAA, encoded by the coding sequence ATGCAGCACGCCCCAACACCCGACGACCACCCACGTGTGGCCCTGATCACCGGCGCAGCCCGGGGGATCGGCGCGGCGGTCGCCCGGCGCTTGGCCGCCGACGGCTGGTCGCTGGTGCTGAGCGACTCGGTCGGCCACGAGAAGCTGCTCACCTATGCGTTGGGCACCCGGGAGGAACTCGACGCTGTGGCCGCCGACTGCGGGCCGAACACCGTCGTGTTCGAGGCCGACGTGCGCAACCAGGGGCAGCTCGATGCTGCGACGTCGCTGGCGGTGGCCCGCTTCGGTGGCTTGGATGCGGCCATCGGCGCAGCGGGGGTGATCTGGGGGGGCGAGCCGCAGTGGCGCACCCCGGAGGCCGCATGGGACCTGATGGTCGACGTCAACCTGGGCGGCATCTGGAAGCTGGCCCATGCGGCCGTCCCGGCGCTGTTGCAACGGCCGCAGCCTCGCAGCGGCAGGTTCGTGGCGCTCGCGTCGGCGGCCAGCGTCCGGGGCATGCCCCAGCTGGCTGCGTACAGCGCATCCAAGGCGGGCGTGGCCGGGCTGGTGCGGTCGCTGGCCGCCGAGCTCGGCCCGGACAACGTGACGGCCAACGCCGTCGGGCCGGGTTCGACCGATACGGCGATGCTTGAGGCCTCGGCCGGGGTGTACGGGCTATCCCGGGCGGAGGACTTTGGCCGTCAACAGCCGATCGATCGCCTGCTTCGACCGGAGGAGGTGGCCGATGCGGTCGCCTGGCTGTGTTCGGCCGGCGCATCGGGCATCACCGGCGCCCTCGTTCCGGTCGACGGCGGCATGACCGCGGCGTGA
- the mftF gene encoding mycofactocin biosynthesis glycosyltransferase MftF (Members of this protein family, MftF, are glycosyltransferases, members of PF00535 (glycosyl transferase family 2). The encoding gene is found as part of the mycofactocin cassette, in Mycobacterium tuberculosis, many other Actinobacteria, and occasional members of other lineages. Mycofactocin itself, a putative redox carrier, is a heavily modified derivative of the C-terminal Val-Tyr dipeptide of the mycofactocin precursor MftA (TIGR03969).), which produces MADLRAPQWALAPGVRRVECGRVVIGGSPMTIMRLTEAGAAVLDRALGRAASPGGAPVASVAERALLARLERRGMLVATPVALSPDELGGLLGELTVVVPVRDDADGVAALLASASLAAGSNRLPMRTLIVDDASTDPQRLARVAERFGAEVIRCDRSGGPGAARTIGLAAVTTPWVAFLDADTTVATGWLATAGAHLRDDRVSTGSTGPRIALVAPRVTPGVSHGVDRLIRDRMVEGRRTARSPMAKLAAYERAHSPLDLGADGGTITAGTRLSYAPSAAWLVRVDAIRRLGGFDAGLRYGEDVDLIWRLVDAGWVARYDPRSRVKHRVRPTLAGWAEQRFRYGTSAAPLAVRHPGALSPVVVSPWSAAAWGLVVVGHPLAGLAVAAGSTGVLARRLDVADPAAEALRLAGRGTLLAGFQLARALIRPWWPVTVVAACRWRRGRVLAAAGLAASAIHGRSVVAIADDVAYSTGVWWGVAVEVRRRPSAVVAALGAVVPGFGGGPARSGDALVKRLRSALGRGERAVGDRGSDNNDDDTTSTGGSSADEPTGDGAQRLGLKKQRRSERPIASKPTEKKNDGGGSW; this is translated from the coding sequence ATGGCTGATCTGAGGGCCCCCCAGTGGGCGCTTGCCCCCGGGGTGCGCCGGGTGGAATGCGGGCGGGTCGTCATCGGCGGTTCGCCGATGACGATCATGCGCCTCACCGAGGCCGGCGCAGCGGTCCTCGATCGGGCTCTGGGCCGAGCGGCCTCGCCAGGCGGTGCTCCGGTGGCGAGCGTCGCAGAGCGTGCGTTGCTGGCCCGGCTGGAACGACGGGGAATGCTGGTGGCGACACCGGTTGCGCTGTCGCCCGACGAGCTTGGGGGCCTGCTCGGCGAGCTCACCGTCGTCGTGCCGGTGCGCGACGATGCCGACGGCGTCGCAGCCCTGCTCGCTTCCGCTTCCCTCGCCGCCGGATCCAACCGTCTGCCGATGCGGACGTTGATCGTCGACGACGCTTCGACCGACCCCCAGCGCCTGGCACGGGTCGCCGAGCGGTTCGGTGCCGAGGTGATCCGGTGCGATCGCAGCGGCGGGCCCGGGGCGGCCCGCACGATCGGCCTGGCTGCGGTGACAACCCCCTGGGTGGCGTTCCTCGACGCGGACACCACGGTGGCCACCGGTTGGCTGGCGACAGCGGGTGCCCACCTTCGCGACGATCGTGTATCGACCGGGTCCACCGGGCCGAGGATCGCGCTCGTCGCCCCGCGGGTGACGCCCGGGGTGAGCCATGGCGTCGATCGGCTGATTCGTGATCGCATGGTCGAAGGCCGTCGAACAGCTCGGAGCCCGATGGCAAAGCTGGCGGCCTACGAGCGGGCTCACTCGCCGCTCGATCTCGGGGCCGACGGTGGGACGATCACGGCGGGCACCCGGTTGAGCTATGCGCCCTCAGCGGCGTGGCTGGTCCGTGTCGATGCAATCCGTCGGTTGGGTGGGTTCGATGCCGGTCTGCGCTACGGGGAGGACGTCGATCTGATCTGGCGACTGGTCGACGCCGGGTGGGTCGCCCGTTACGACCCCCGCAGCCGGGTGAAGCACCGGGTGCGTCCCACCCTGGCCGGCTGGGCCGAGCAGCGGTTCCGCTACGGCACTTCGGCGGCTCCGCTGGCGGTACGCCACCCTGGCGCATTGTCGCCCGTCGTGGTGTCCCCTTGGTCGGCGGCCGCCTGGGGGCTGGTCGTCGTCGGCCATCCCCTCGCCGGCCTGGCGGTGGCGGCGGGCTCGACCGGGGTGTTGGCCCGCCGGCTCGACGTCGCCGACCCGGCGGCGGAGGCGCTGAGGCTGGCCGGGCGGGGCACCCTGCTCGCCGGATTCCAGCTGGCCCGAGCGCTGATCCGTCCCTGGTGGCCGGTCACCGTGGTCGCCGCCTGTCGGTGGCGCCGGGGCCGGGTGCTGGCGGCCGCCGGGTTGGCAGCGTCGGCCATCCACGGACGGTCGGTGGTGGCGATCGCCGACGACGTCGCCTACAGCACAGGGGTGTGGTGGGGGGTGGCCGTCGAGGTACGACGCCGCCCGAGCGCAGTCGTTGCCGCCCTGGGAGCGGTGGTGCCGGGCTTCGGGGGCGGCCCGGCCCGGAGCGGTGACGCGCTCGTCAAACGACTACGGTCGGCGCTCGGACGAGGGGAGCGAGCCGTGGGCGACCGAGGCAGCGACAACAACGACGACGATACGACCAGCACCGGCGGGTCGTCGGCGGACGAACCGACCGGCGACGGAGCCCAACGCCTCGGGTTGAAGAAGCAGCGCCGGTCGGAGCGGCCAATAGCGTCCAAGCCGACCGAGAAGAAGAACGACGGCGGAGGTTCCTGGTGA
- a CDS encoding FAD-binding protein encodes MVEALRAVVPDDRVTSSADIGEDYLHDEAIGIFGVRPAAMVSPRSTNEVAAVLAWADQSGTTVTARGAGTGLSGGAVPDAAGILLSTDAMADIIEIDTDNSMAVVGPGVRLDQLDEAIAPHGLVYPVFPGEYSSSLGGNVATNAGGMRAVKYGVTRHHVLGVEAVLASGEIIRTGGKFVKATTGYDLTQLILGSEGTLAVVTEATLKLSPRLPHAATVLAPFASMDEVTEAVPKVVASGVDPMILEYIDMLTLSAMGTTLGLDLGIPTEIKDTALAYLVVVLESAYDDRLEVDIQKVAEQLAELGAMDIYVLPPKAATELIDAREKAFWVAKANNANEIIDVVVPRSSMPEFMRRVGDLATETASWIAGCGHAGDGNVHMSVFQGDPDVLADVMLRLYAIGMELGGAISGEHGLGTAKRGYFLELEDPAKIELMRRIKVAFDPNGILNPGKVF; translated from the coding sequence ATGGTCGAGGCCCTGCGGGCCGTCGTGCCGGACGACCGGGTGACCAGCTCCGCCGACATCGGCGAGGACTACCTGCACGATGAGGCGATCGGCATCTTCGGAGTGCGGCCGGCGGCGATGGTGTCGCCCCGTTCCACCAACGAGGTGGCGGCGGTGCTGGCCTGGGCCGATCAGAGCGGCACCACGGTGACCGCCCGCGGCGCCGGCACCGGCCTGTCGGGCGGCGCAGTGCCCGACGCCGCCGGCATCCTGTTGAGCACCGATGCGATGGCCGACATCATCGAGATCGACACCGACAATTCGATGGCGGTGGTCGGCCCCGGCGTGCGCCTCGACCAGCTCGACGAGGCGATCGCGCCGCACGGGCTGGTCTACCCGGTGTTTCCCGGCGAGTACTCCTCCAGCCTGGGCGGCAACGTCGCCACCAACGCGGGCGGCATGCGGGCGGTGAAGTACGGGGTGACCCGTCACCACGTGTTGGGTGTTGAGGCGGTGCTGGCCTCGGGTGAGATCATCCGCACCGGCGGCAAGTTCGTCAAGGCGACCACCGGCTACGACCTCACCCAGCTGATCCTCGGGTCCGAGGGCACGCTGGCGGTCGTCACCGAAGCGACCCTGAAGCTCAGCCCCCGGCTGCCGCACGCTGCGACGGTGCTGGCGCCGTTTGCGTCGATGGACGAGGTGACCGAGGCGGTCCCCAAGGTGGTGGCGTCGGGGGTCGATCCGATGATCCTCGAGTACATCGACATGCTCACACTGTCAGCGATGGGCACCACCCTCGGCCTCGACCTGGGCATCCCCACCGAGATCAAGGACACGGCGCTGGCGTACCTGGTCGTCGTCCTCGAATCGGCCTACGACGACCGCTTGGAGGTCGATATCCAGAAGGTGGCCGAGCAGCTCGCAGAGCTGGGTGCGATGGACATCTACGTCCTTCCGCCCAAGGCGGCGACCGAGCTGATCGACGCCCGCGAGAAGGCGTTCTGGGTGGCCAAGGCCAACAACGCCAACGAGATCATCGACGTGGTCGTCCCCCGCTCGTCGATGCCCGAGTTCATGAGACGGGTGGGCGACCTGGCAACCGAGACCGCCTCGTGGATCGCCGGCTGCGGTCACGCCGGCGACGGCAACGTGCACATGTCGGTCTTTCAGGGCGACCCGGACGTGCTCGCCGACGTCATGTTGCGCCTCTATGCGATCGGCATGGAACTCGGGGGAGCGATCTCGGGCGAGCACGGGCTGGGCACCGCCAAGCGTGGCTACTTCCTCGAGCTGGAGGATCCGGCCAAGATCGAGCTGATGCGCCGCATCAAGGTGGCGTTCGACCCCAACGGCATCCTCAACCCCGGCAAGGTCTTCTAG
- a CDS encoding acetolactate synthase large subunit, whose product MSNPTPNGAQSLIRTLVDSGVEVCFANPGTSEMHFVAALDDVPGMRAVLGLFEGVATGAADGYARIAGKPACTLLHLGPGLGNGLANLHNARRAHTPMVNIVGDHATYHKRYDAPLESDIDAVAGTVSSWVHRSMTPAAVPSDGARAVAEAMRAPGGVATLILPADVCWLDSTPPAAPITPQPAAIVPDEVIVAAARALQSDGDSVLFLGGRTLDERGQRAAVRIAAATGAKVFGEVFPRIQRRGAGLPVVERLTYLAEFAQMQIGDATSMVLVDAPAPASFFAYPGKPSSLVPEGCAVSTLATGTDDPVAALEALADHLGAPEDVPLAEASRPELPTGELTVETVAASLGALIPENAIIVDEAQTSGIFNQGATAGAPAHDWLTLTGGAIGIGVPLALGAAIAAPDRPVINLQADGSAMYTLQGWWSQAREGANVTTVIYNNAAYAILRMELARVGAEEAGPKALSMLDLHGPDLDFVQLAQGMGVTAERAETAEQFTEALERALANDGPNVIEAIVPPLGM is encoded by the coding sequence ATGAGCAACCCCACCCCCAACGGCGCCCAGTCGCTGATCCGCACGCTGGTCGATTCCGGCGTCGAGGTGTGTTTCGCCAACCCGGGCACTTCCGAGATGCACTTCGTCGCCGCGCTGGATGACGTGCCCGGCATGCGGGCGGTGCTCGGGCTCTTCGAGGGCGTCGCCACCGGAGCGGCCGACGGATATGCCCGCATCGCCGGCAAGCCGGCCTGCACCCTGTTGCACCTGGGCCCCGGCCTCGGAAACGGCCTCGCCAACCTGCACAATGCCCGTCGTGCCCATACCCCGATGGTCAACATCGTCGGCGACCATGCCACGTACCACAAGCGCTACGACGCCCCGCTCGAGAGCGATATCGACGCAGTCGCCGGCACGGTCTCGTCCTGGGTTCACCGTTCGATGACCCCCGCTGCGGTTCCCTCCGACGGGGCCCGCGCGGTGGCCGAGGCCATGCGTGCGCCCGGTGGCGTGGCCACGCTGATCCTGCCCGCCGACGTGTGCTGGCTGGACTCGACCCCGCCGGCGGCGCCGATCACGCCCCAGCCGGCGGCGATCGTTCCCGACGAGGTCATTGTGGCGGCGGCCCGGGCGCTGCAGAGCGACGGCGACTCGGTGCTGTTCCTCGGCGGCCGCACCCTCGACGAGCGGGGCCAGCGGGCGGCGGTCCGCATCGCGGCGGCCACCGGGGCCAAGGTGTTCGGCGAGGTCTTCCCCCGCATCCAGCGCCGCGGCGCCGGGCTGCCGGTCGTCGAGCGCCTGACGTATCTGGCCGAGTTCGCCCAGATGCAGATCGGCGACGCCACCTCGATGGTGCTCGTCGATGCGCCCGCGCCCGCCTCGTTCTTCGCCTACCCGGGCAAGCCCAGCTCGCTGGTGCCCGAGGGCTGCGCTGTGTCCACGCTGGCGACCGGCACCGACGACCCGGTCGCCGCGCTCGAAGCACTGGCCGACCACCTCGGGGCACCCGAGGACGTGCCGCTCGCCGAGGCGAGCCGACCTGAGCTGCCAACCGGCGAGCTCACCGTCGAGACGGTGGCGGCGTCCCTCGGTGCGTTGATACCCGAGAACGCCATCATCGTCGACGAGGCGCAGACCTCCGGCATCTTCAACCAGGGTGCAACCGCCGGTGCACCGGCGCACGATTGGCTGACCCTCACCGGCGGCGCGATCGGCATCGGTGTGCCCCTGGCGCTCGGCGCAGCGATCGCCGCCCCCGACCGGCCGGTGATCAACCTTCAGGCCGACGGCTCGGCGATGTACACGCTGCAGGGCTGGTGGAGCCAGGCCCGCGAGGGCGCCAACGTCACCACCGTGATCTACAACAACGCCGCGTACGCCATCCTGCGCATGGAGCTGGCCCGCGTCGGCGCCGAGGAGGCGGGGCCCAAGGCGCTGAGCATGCTCGACCTGCACGGCCCGGACCTCGACTTTGTTCAGCTGGCCCAGGGCATGGGCGTGACGGCGGAGCGGGCCGAGACCGCCGAGCAGTTCACCGAGGCGCTCGAGCGGGCGCTGGCCAACGACGGCCCCAACGTGATCGAGGCGATCGTTCCGCCGCTCGGCATGTAG
- a CDS encoding type II toxin-antitoxin system VapC family toxin: MDDGAVDEQSRPARGLLDTSVVIDLEQISAYELPHEVAISAITLAELAAGPHAAGNHEERARRQDRLQRTEAAFDPLPFCAESARAYGRVFAAVSSAGRKPRGARAVDLLVAATAVANQLPIYTRNPADFAALDDLIEVHAI; encoded by the coding sequence GTGGATGACGGAGCCGTCGACGAGCAGTCACGCCCAGCACGGGGTCTCCTCGACACTTCTGTCGTCATCGACTTGGAGCAGATCTCTGCGTACGAACTCCCGCACGAGGTGGCGATCAGCGCGATCACACTGGCCGAGCTGGCCGCTGGACCACACGCAGCCGGCAACCACGAGGAACGGGCTCGTCGGCAGGATCGCCTGCAACGAACCGAAGCGGCGTTCGATCCCCTCCCCTTCTGTGCGGAGTCAGCTCGCGCCTACGGCCGCGTCTTTGCTGCGGTCAGCTCTGCTGGTCGCAAGCCACGAGGCGCCAGGGCGGTCGACCTGCTTGTGGCGGCAACAGCGGTCGCCAATCAGCTGCCTATCTACACCCGCAACCCCGCCGATTTCGCCGCACTCGATGACCTCATCGAGGTGCACGCGATCTGA
- a CDS encoding GNAT family N-acetyltransferase, which translates to MSKQPSRLEVREMTLADVGLRIDYFHDADNAHLDRLGVDRALLPSRQEWHRLYEIDDARPLEQREFYSLLWLVDGKTMGFSSTDRIEFGRHAWMHLHITAPSLRRTGLGTQFVRLSAQRYFEMLGLQRLYCEPNAFNVAPNRTLQAAGFRYLFSRHTTPGGINFPQVATRWVLDLGAVKALPTIRS; encoded by the coding sequence ATGAGCAAGCAGCCGTCGCGCCTCGAAGTGCGCGAGATGACCTTGGCTGATGTCGGCCTGCGGATCGACTACTTCCACGACGCCGACAACGCACACCTCGACCGGCTCGGCGTCGATCGCGCCCTGCTGCCTTCACGGCAGGAGTGGCATCGGCTCTATGAGATCGACGATGCCCGTCCGCTCGAGCAGCGTGAGTTCTACTCCCTGCTTTGGTTGGTGGACGGCAAGACCATGGGGTTCAGCTCAACCGACAGGATCGAGTTCGGCCGACACGCGTGGATGCACCTCCACATCACTGCGCCGAGCCTCCGCAGGACGGGGCTCGGCACGCAGTTCGTGCGGTTGTCGGCTCAGCGCTACTTCGAGATGCTCGGCCTCCAGCGCTTGTATTGCGAGCCGAACGCTTTCAATGTGGCACCCAACCGCACCCTGCAAGCGGCCGGTTTCCGGTACCTGTTCTCCCGGCACACCACGCCAGGTGGGATCAATTTCCCTCAAGTGGCCACGCGCTGGGTACTCGACCTGGGTGCCGTCAAGGCTCTGCCCACTATCCGAAGCTGA